One Nostoc sp. UHCC 0302 DNA window includes the following coding sequences:
- the cydB gene encoding cytochrome d ubiquinol oxidase subunit II, with protein sequence METLKYFLPQIWFVILALFLFLYVMLDGFDLGVGILSLTSDDDERRSILMTSLSNIWDANETWLVLMAGALFGAFPLAYSTILNALYIPIIVMVFGFIFRAVAFEFRELSKRKLFWNFAFGAGSFAAALGQGFALGAVLEGIEVDKQGHFIGTTWDWLSIPSVLVALTLIQGYVLIGSTYLIWKTTGELQETHYKTAKIAAWTTLIGAIFITVTTPIFYESTRLRVFQTPLIFIFALIPLLGVVLVSQLLSSINRRQERAPFIWTILLFVLSFIGLGLIVFPYIIPTEITIYDASADPSSLVIMLIFIGLLIPVMLFYNLYQYIVFRGKVTDGHYGE encoded by the coding sequence ATGGAGACGCTCAAGTATTTTCTTCCTCAAATATGGTTTGTAATCTTAGCTCTCTTCTTATTCCTTTATGTGATGCTAGATGGGTTTGACTTGGGAGTGGGGATATTATCTCTTACCTCCGACGATGACGAACGCCGAAGCATCTTAATGACAAGCTTGAGCAACATTTGGGATGCTAACGAAACCTGGCTAGTTCTCATGGCTGGGGCTTTATTTGGTGCATTTCCTTTGGCATACAGCACAATTTTGAATGCACTATATATCCCGATTATCGTGATGGTGTTTGGGTTTATCTTTCGAGCTGTGGCCTTTGAGTTTCGTGAACTATCAAAGCGCAAATTATTTTGGAATTTTGCCTTTGGTGCTGGGAGCTTTGCTGCTGCACTCGGTCAAGGATTCGCGTTGGGTGCGGTGCTAGAAGGGATTGAAGTTGACAAGCAGGGACATTTCATTGGTACAACTTGGGATTGGTTGAGCATTCCGTCTGTGCTGGTGGCTTTAACTTTAATTCAAGGTTATGTATTGATTGGCTCCACCTATCTGATTTGGAAAACCACAGGAGAATTACAGGAAACTCACTATAAAACCGCAAAAATTGCTGCGTGGACGACACTAATAGGCGCAATTTTTATTACAGTTACAACCCCAATTTTTTATGAAAGTACTAGGTTACGGGTGTTTCAAACCCCTCTAATTTTTATCTTTGCACTCATTCCCTTACTAGGAGTTGTGCTGGTTTCACAACTTCTAAGTAGTATAAATCGTAGACAAGAACGAGCGCCTTTTATCTGGACTATTCTGTTGTTTGTGCTGTCGTTTATTGGGCTGGGATTAATTGTTTTCCCTTATATCATTCCCACTGAAATCACGATTTATGACGCATCTGCTGACCCCAGCTCGCTGGTAATTATGCTTATCTTTATTGGTTTACTGATTCCGGTGATGCTGTTCTATAATCTCTATCAGTACATTGTTTTCCGAGGTAAGGTAACAGACGGTCACTATGGAGAATAG
- a CDS encoding ABC transporter ATP-binding protein, with the protein MAPAVLIENLQKRYGTVVAVKDVSFEIEPGEIFGLLGPNGAGKTTTLRALCTLTTPDAGKIEVSGISVLDNPKLARQRLGYVAQEVAIDKVLTGRELLQLQAALYHLPRAAAKQRIETVLDLLGLQEYANKKTGTYSGGLRKRLDLAAGLLHAPDVLVLDEPTVGLDIESRFVVWDFLRQLRASGTTVLITSHYLEEIDALANRVAIIDRGVVIAAGTPSQLKDQVGGDRITLRIQEFSPIEEAEKAKNLLKALPFVQEAIINSAQGNSLNLVVTPQNDALITIQQALKGADLPIFGIAQSRPSLDDVYLAATGRTLLDAELAAVATRDPKAEKKQNMR; encoded by the coding sequence ATGGCTCCCGCCGTTTTAATTGAAAATCTGCAAAAACGCTACGGCACAGTGGTCGCCGTCAAGGACGTCTCCTTTGAGATAGAACCAGGAGAAATCTTTGGTTTACTCGGCCCCAATGGTGCTGGCAAAACCACAACTCTGCGTGCCTTGTGTACTCTCACCACACCGGATGCTGGGAAAATCGAGGTATCTGGCATCTCTGTGTTAGATAACCCCAAACTAGCAAGACAACGGCTAGGCTATGTGGCTCAGGAAGTTGCTATAGATAAGGTGCTGACTGGACGAGAACTACTGCAATTGCAAGCAGCACTCTATCATCTTCCAAGGGCAGCAGCAAAACAACGTATTGAGACAGTATTAGATTTACTTGGTTTGCAGGAATACGCCAATAAAAAAACCGGAACTTACTCTGGCGGTTTACGCAAGCGTCTCGACTTGGCTGCTGGTTTGCTCCACGCACCGGATGTGCTGGTATTGGATGAGCCAACCGTAGGTCTTGACATAGAAAGCCGTTTCGTGGTGTGGGATTTCTTACGCCAGTTGCGGGCATCTGGAACAACAGTACTGATTACCAGCCATTATTTAGAAGAAATTGACGCCTTGGCTAATCGCGTGGCAATTATTGATCGCGGCGTTGTGATTGCGGCTGGCACACCTTCACAGTTGAAAGATCAAGTCGGGGGCGATCGCATCACGTTGCGAATTCAAGAGTTTTCCCCAATTGAAGAAGCCGAAAAAGCCAAAAATCTCTTAAAAGCGTTGCCATTTGTGCAAGAAGCAATCATTAACAGCGCTCAAGGTAATTCTCTAAATTTGGTAGTAACACCTCAAAATGATGCTCTGATTACGATACAGCAAGCCTTAAAGGGCGCTGATTTACCAATTTTTGGCATTGCCCAATCTCGCCCCAGTCTAGATGATGTTTACCTCGCCGCCACAGGACGCACCTTATTAGATGCAGAACTGGCAGCAGTTGCCACTCGCGATCCCAAAGCTGAGAAAAAGCAGAATATGAGATAG
- a CDS encoding ABC transporter permease, protein MSVTPKSDINWQQLASPQVDAKTTPNFFGELLQETFALTRRLFIQLQRRPSTLVAGIIQPVMWLVLFGALFQNAPKGLFGSTTNYSQFLAAGVIVFTAFAGALNAGLPVMFDREFGFLNRLLVAPLASRFSIVFASAIFIISQSLLQAAVIVAAAAFLGAGLPDAAGLGAIALIVFLLALGVTAISLGLAFALPGHIELIAVIFVSTLPLLFASTALAPLSFMPGWLQVVATLNPLSYAIEPIRYLYLHSDWGLSNVVMQAPWGDVTFGGALLVLLGFAVVALLSIQPQLRRTLA, encoded by the coding sequence ATGAGTGTTACCCCAAAATCTGATATCAATTGGCAACAACTAGCATCGCCGCAAGTAGATGCTAAGACTACTCCAAATTTTTTCGGTGAATTGCTACAAGAAACGTTTGCTTTAACTCGTCGCTTATTTATTCAGTTGCAACGGCGTCCCTCAACCTTAGTTGCCGGGATCATTCAGCCAGTGATGTGGTTAGTGCTATTTGGGGCTTTATTCCAAAATGCACCGAAGGGCTTATTTGGCAGTACAACAAATTACAGTCAGTTTTTAGCTGCTGGTGTAATTGTATTTACAGCATTTGCCGGGGCGCTGAATGCTGGTTTACCTGTAATGTTTGACCGAGAATTCGGCTTTTTAAATCGGTTGCTGGTAGCACCGCTAGCATCACGATTTTCAATTGTTTTTGCTTCCGCAATTTTTATCATCAGCCAAAGTTTACTGCAAGCAGCGGTAATTGTGGCAGCAGCGGCGTTTTTAGGGGCAGGATTACCAGATGCAGCTGGTTTGGGTGCGATCGCTTTAATTGTCTTTCTTCTCGCTTTGGGCGTGACTGCTATCTCTCTTGGCTTAGCTTTTGCCCTACCTGGCCACATTGAACTAATTGCTGTAATTTTTGTCTCTACCCTGCCGCTGTTATTCGCTAGTACTGCCTTAGCACCTTTATCTTTTATGCCTGGGTGGTTACAAGTTGTGGCTACCCTCAATCCCCTTAGCTACGCTATTGAACCAATTCGCTATCTATATCTTCATAGTGATTGGGGATTGAGCAATGTAGTAATGCAGGCTCCTTGGGGTGATGTTACCTTTGGCGGAGCTTTGCTAGTATTGCTTGGCTTTGCTGTTGTAGCCTTGTTGAGCATTCAGCCCCAACTGCGGCGAACTCTTGCTTAA
- a CDS encoding peroxiredoxin, with translation MPLAVGTDAPAFTAKDTNGNTVSLSDFAGKTVVLYFYPKDDTPGCTKQACSFRDAQTEYQGKNVVVLGVSADDETAHQAFTAKYNLNFPLLADTDKSLIKAFDVDGGGYAKRVTYVIDPNGKITHVDASVNTATHASDVLAALGL, from the coding sequence ATGCCTCTAGCAGTTGGTACGGATGCACCTGCATTTACCGCTAAAGATACTAACGGCAACACCGTCTCTTTATCTGACTTTGCGGGTAAGACGGTCGTTTTGTATTTTTACCCCAAAGATGACACACCAGGTTGCACTAAACAAGCCTGTAGTTTTCGGGACGCGCAAACTGAATATCAAGGTAAAAATGTTGTAGTGCTGGGAGTAAGCGCAGACGATGAAACTGCCCATCAGGCTTTTACGGCAAAATATAATCTGAATTTTCCCCTACTAGCTGACACCGACAAAAGTCTGATTAAAGCTTTCGATGTCGATGGCGGCGGCTATGCTAAGCGGGTCACTTACGTAATTGATCCCAATGGCAAAATTACCCATGTTGACGCTAGTGTCAACACAGCTACTCACGCTAGTGATGTTTTAGCTGCACTTGGGTTGTAG
- a CDS encoding Npun_F0494 family protein yields the protein MPAVDSQNSKTFSYPRSTVERAERSLMCSPFNLCLFELMRHQSVSVGAIAQENGLKQGYTKRALSELASDNALGWLIQVGVLRREVDGQGITDGFRLTPLGHQLVEQYQGKNWRPPSWSDRLYNAVIRWFRLPF from the coding sequence ATGCCTGCCGTTGATTCCCAAAACTCGAAAACTTTTAGCTATCCTCGTAGCACAGTAGAAAGAGCTGAGCGATCGCTGATGTGTTCGCCTTTTAATTTATGCTTATTTGAACTGATGCGACACCAGAGTGTTTCAGTGGGTGCGATCGCCCAAGAAAATGGTCTCAAACAAGGTTACACTAAACGTGCATTATCAGAATTGGCATCTGACAACGCCTTGGGCTGGCTGATTCAAGTAGGTGTACTACGGCGAGAAGTCGATGGACAGGGAATTACGGATGGTTTTCGCCTGACTCCTCTAGGCCATCAGCTGGTAGAACAGTACCAGGGAAAAAATTGGCGTCCTCCTTCGTGGAGCGATCGCCTATACAATGCTGTAATTCGTTGGTTTAGACTACCCTTTTAA
- the cobQ gene encoding cobyric acid synthase CobQ, with translation MKSIMVVGTTSHAGKSLLTTAICRILSRRGWRVAPFKGQNMALNAYVTASGGEIGYAQAVQAWAAGVIPWVEMNPILLKPQGDMTSQVIIKGRPVGKVNAADYYEQYFELGWRTIEESLQHLATEFDMLVCEGAGSPAEINLKHRDLTNMRVAKYLNAPTLLVVDIDRGGAFAHVIGTLELLEPDERALIKGVVINKFRGQRSLLDPGIKWLEERTGIPVVGVIPYLQEVFPAEDSLDLLERQSRKTQADLNIAVIRLPRIANFTDFDPLESEPTVSVRYLSPKQDLGHPDAVILPGTKTTIADLLLLQRSGMAEAIQNYAASGGTVLGICGGYQMLGQMIADPEGIEGQAGRFQALNLLPIRTVITGQKIARQRQVTSNYPQQGLPVNGFEIHQGRSRIEQQGDTQAYQPLFDDVNLGLVDSCQSVWGSYLHGLFDNGPWRRAWLNRLRQQRGLKSLPTGVANYREHREQILDSLATEIESHLDLTPFLS, from the coding sequence ATGAAATCAATTATGGTAGTGGGGACAACATCCCATGCAGGGAAATCACTGTTAACTACAGCTATTTGTCGTATTTTGTCGCGGCGTGGCTGGCGAGTGGCTCCCTTTAAAGGTCAAAATATGGCTTTAAATGCTTATGTAACCGCCAGTGGGGGAGAAATTGGCTACGCCCAAGCAGTACAAGCTTGGGCGGCGGGAGTGATTCCTTGGGTAGAAATGAACCCAATTTTACTTAAACCTCAAGGGGATATGACATCCCAAGTAATTATTAAGGGCAGACCTGTAGGCAAAGTCAACGCTGCGGATTACTATGAGCAATATTTTGAACTAGGTTGGCGCACAATTGAGGAATCGCTACAACATTTAGCAACAGAATTTGATATGCTGGTTTGCGAAGGTGCAGGTAGCCCGGCGGAGATTAACCTCAAGCACCGCGACTTGACGAATATGCGAGTGGCAAAATACTTGAATGCGCCAACTCTATTAGTAGTTGATATTGACAGGGGTGGGGCTTTTGCCCATGTTATAGGAACCTTAGAATTACTAGAACCAGATGAACGCGCTCTAATTAAGGGTGTAGTAATTAATAAATTTCGCGGACAGCGATCGCTCTTAGACCCAGGGATAAAATGGTTAGAAGAACGTACAGGTATCCCTGTTGTTGGTGTAATACCCTACCTTCAAGAAGTATTTCCGGCTGAAGACTCCCTTGATTTGCTAGAACGTCAATCGCGGAAAACCCAAGCCGACCTCAACATTGCCGTCATCCGCTTACCGAGAATTGCCAACTTTACCGACTTTGACCCTCTCGAATCAGAACCTACGGTTTCAGTGAGATATCTTAGTCCAAAGCAAGATTTAGGACATCCTGATGCGGTAATTCTCCCAGGGACAAAAACTACAATTGCTGATTTACTACTACTGCAAAGAAGCGGTATGGCAGAAGCAATCCAAAATTATGCAGCCTCTGGTGGGACGGTTTTAGGCATCTGTGGCGGCTACCAAATGCTGGGCCAAATGATTGCTGATCCAGAGGGGATAGAGGGACAAGCCGGAAGATTTCAAGCGTTAAATCTATTACCAATCAGAACTGTAATTACTGGACAGAAAATAGCCCGCCAGCGCCAAGTTACCTCTAATTATCCGCAGCAGGGCTTGCCAGTAAATGGGTTTGAAATCCACCAAGGGCGATCGCGCATCGAACAACAAGGAGATACCCAAGCCTACCAACCCCTATTTGACGATGTTAATTTAGGATTAGTGGATAGCTGTCAATCAGTTTGGGGTAGTTATCTCCACGGACTGTTTGACAATGGCCCTTGGCGACGTGCTTGGTTAAATCGCCTCCGTCAACAGCGGGGTTTGAAATCTTTGCCTACTGGTGTTGCTAACTATCGGGAACATCGAGAGCAGATTTTGGACTCTCTAGCTACTGAAATTGAAAGTCATTTAGACTTAACTCCATTTTTGTCTTAG